One window from the genome of Thermococcus siculi encodes:
- the corA gene encoding magnesium/cobalt transporter CorA, giving the protein MEEKPPVTVIAYSRDKFTSRKLSDVREALSIKGYDVVWINIDTVSLIRELKEALGIHEVLVRDFKRGSGRPGVRVFPDYLFVLLHQIYETEGGLKRERIGLLLRGNLVVTVQEIPGDVFDPIRESIREGEGLFRERGADYLLFALLEAIVQNYVPIIERISSKMEELEARILGRGDKTVLHRIHGIRREILFMRRTVFPLLEAFRKLQLEGEKFFAEDTKPCMEELHDHVMEVLEILEGQRELANSLVELYYSTISMKTNDIIRILTVVSTIFIPLTFITGLYGMNFRYMPELYWRYSYPAVLLLMLGIAVGMLAYFRRKGWI; this is encoded by the coding sequence ATGGAGGAGAAACCCCCGGTAACCGTCATAGCGTACTCAAGGGACAAGTTCACGAGCAGAAAGCTCTCGGATGTCCGGGAGGCCCTCTCGATCAAGGGCTACGACGTGGTGTGGATCAACATAGACACCGTCTCGCTGATTCGGGAGCTGAAGGAGGCTCTGGGCATCCACGAGGTTCTCGTCAGGGATTTCAAAAGGGGATCCGGAAGACCGGGGGTGAGGGTCTTCCCGGATTACCTCTTCGTCCTGCTCCACCAGATCTATGAGACCGAGGGCGGATTGAAGAGGGAGCGCATAGGGCTGCTCCTCAGGGGCAACCTCGTGGTCACTGTTCAGGAGATACCCGGCGATGTTTTCGACCCCATAAGGGAGAGCATCCGCGAGGGTGAGGGCCTCTTCCGCGAGCGCGGTGCCGACTACCTCCTCTTCGCCCTCCTCGAGGCGATAGTCCAGAACTACGTGCCAATAATAGAGCGCATAAGCTCCAAGATGGAGGAGCTGGAGGCGAGGATACTCGGCAGGGGCGACAAGACGGTTCTCCACAGGATACACGGCATAAGGCGGGAGATACTCTTCATGCGTCGCACGGTCTTCCCGCTCCTCGAGGCCTTCAGGAAGCTCCAGCTCGAGGGGGAGAAGTTCTTCGCGGAGGATACCAAGCCGTGCATGGAGGAACTCCACGACCACGTGATGGAGGTTTTGGAGATACTCGAGGGCCAGCGCGAGCTAGCCAACAGCCTCGTCGAACTGTACTACTCCACGATCTCGATGAAGACCAACGACATCATAAGGATCCTGACGGTCGTCTCGACGATCTTCATCCCGCTGACGTTCATAACCGGCCTCTACGGCATGAACTTCCGCTACATGCCCGAGCTTTACTGGCGCTACAGCTACCCCGCCGTTCTGCTGCTCATGCTGGGCATCGCCGTCGGCATGCTGGCCTACTTTAGGAGAAAGGGATGGATTTAG
- the trm10 gene encoding tRNA (guanine(9)-/adenine(9)-N1)-methyltransferase, producing MMTLADVFRETLREKGIESIGTLSKRFRKSRNKLQDIAIEIVHGKGAIFKVPEKTAVAWDLNGNRVDGSHYAYAPLCMMEKFEPVLTPEELRSKLPDWPYFIIDLYHWEKHTQKEKGKICLQVTQSYGLLRDYFTGSELAVTWANEEFRKMYNGPLDRITAHEGPTTEFLEEKGIDEVVLLDPWADEALSEKDFGVKAFIIGGIVDTGGTKKKTTPKIGEELESAGIRVRRRKIVLKGDTIGVPDRINRILGIILKMVVEGKDMDRAVYEMQEPLHARWRLRKELPKHAVRYKVDGKTYRVVEKELFDEYSRWLKIRWEDFVKVLRELDLIALERKRIHHLNKISNTRIINGRLYRVILLKKAAMLCYNC from the coding sequence ATGATGACGCTCGCTGATGTCTTCAGGGAAACTCTCAGGGAGAAGGGCATAGAGAGCATAGGAACCCTCTCAAAGCGCTTCAGGAAGTCTAGAAACAAGCTCCAGGACATAGCGATAGAGATAGTCCACGGGAAGGGAGCAATCTTTAAGGTTCCGGAGAAGACCGCTGTAGCCTGGGACCTGAACGGAAACCGCGTTGATGGGTCTCACTACGCCTACGCCCCGCTCTGCATGATGGAGAAGTTCGAGCCGGTTCTTACGCCGGAGGAGCTTCGCTCAAAGCTCCCTGACTGGCCCTACTTCATAATCGACCTCTACCACTGGGAGAAGCACACACAGAAGGAGAAGGGCAAGATCTGCCTGCAGGTTACGCAGAGCTACGGTCTCCTGAGGGACTACTTTACCGGGAGCGAGCTGGCCGTAACCTGGGCCAACGAGGAGTTTAGGAAGATGTACAACGGCCCGCTCGACAGGATAACCGCCCACGAAGGGCCGACCACGGAGTTTCTTGAGGAAAAAGGCATAGACGAGGTCGTCCTCCTCGACCCCTGGGCCGATGAGGCCCTGAGCGAGAAGGACTTCGGCGTTAAGGCCTTCATAATCGGAGGTATAGTGGACACCGGCGGCACGAAGAAGAAAACCACGCCGAAGATCGGCGAGGAGCTTGAGAGCGCCGGAATAAGGGTCCGCAGGAGAAAGATCGTGCTGAAGGGCGACACCATCGGTGTCCCCGACAGGATAAACCGCATACTGGGTATAATCCTTAAGATGGTGGTGGAAGGAAAGGACATGGACAGAGCGGTTTACGAGATGCAGGAACCGCTCCACGCCCGCTGGCGCCTCAGGAAGGAGCTGCCCAAGCATGCGGTCCGCTATAAGGTTGATGGCAAGACCTACCGAGTGGTCGAGAAGGAGCTGTTCGACGAGTATTCCAGATGGCTGAAAATCCGCTGGGAGGACTTCGTGAAGGTTCTCCGCGAGCTTGACCTCATAGCCCTCGAGAGGAAGAGGATCCACCACCTCAACAAGATATCCAACACGAGGATAATCAACGGCAGGCTCTACAGGGTCATTCTGCTGAAGAAGGCGGCGATGCTGTGTTACAACTGCTGA
- a CDS encoding cysteate racemase — protein MGERVIGILGGMGPLATAELFRRIVEKTPAKRDQDHPRIIIYNNPKIPDRTAFILGSGPDPRPALIESARKLESWGADFIIMPCNTAHFFAETIQRAIGIPLVSMIEETARTVREMGMRKVGLLATDGTIKGLVYHRALLKHGVQIAVPNRKDQELVMRAIYAGVKAGKVEMGRKLLLEVARRLERRSDGIIAGCTEVSVALKSGDLSVPLIDPMDVIAERAVRLALGLEDF, from the coding sequence ATGGGGGAGCGCGTCATAGGCATCCTCGGGGGCATGGGGCCTCTGGCGACGGCGGAGCTGTTTAGGAGGATAGTCGAGAAAACCCCCGCGAAGCGCGATCAGGACCATCCGAGGATAATCATCTACAACAACCCTAAGATTCCGGACAGGACGGCCTTCATCCTCGGGAGCGGCCCGGACCCGAGGCCTGCCCTAATCGAGAGCGCCAGAAAGCTCGAAAGCTGGGGCGCGGACTTCATCATAATGCCCTGCAACACGGCCCACTTCTTCGCCGAGACCATCCAGAGGGCGATAGGCATTCCGCTCGTCAGCATGATAGAGGAAACGGCGAGGACGGTCAGGGAAATGGGGATGAGGAAGGTCGGTCTGCTCGCCACCGACGGAACCATCAAGGGACTCGTCTACCACAGGGCGCTCCTGAAGCACGGCGTCCAGATAGCGGTGCCCAACAGGAAAGATCAGGAGTTGGTTATGAGGGCGATATACGCGGGGGTAAAGGCCGGAAAGGTTGAGATGGGCAGGAAACTGCTCCTTGAGGTTGCAAGAAGACTGGAGAGGCGCTCCGACGGGATAATAGCCGGCTGCACCGAGGTGAGCGTGGCGTTAAAGTCCGGAGATCTGAGCGTTCCCCTCATCGACCCGATGGACGTGATAGCGGAGAGGGCCGTTAGACTGGCCCTTGGACTGGAGGACTTCTAA
- a CDS encoding cupin domain-containing protein, whose amino-acid sequence MKAEIKNLIDRGTYRKLPLFEGELPEGSYAQIVEVKPGQTVKKHYHKRQYELFYIMSGEAKLGIGDTEYTAKPGDIFLVKPKTVHWVVNERDEPFRLFVVKLNYYGDDSVWLEE is encoded by the coding sequence ATGAAGGCCGAAATAAAGAACCTCATAGACAGGGGCACCTACAGAAAGCTCCCGCTCTTCGAGGGGGAACTGCCGGAGGGAAGCTACGCCCAGATAGTAGAGGTAAAACCGGGCCAGACTGTGAAGAAGCACTATCACAAGCGCCAGTACGAGCTGTTCTACATAATGAGCGGCGAGGCAAAGCTGGGAATAGGCGATACTGAGTACACCGCCAAACCGGGCGACATCTTCCTCGTCAAGCCGAAGACCGTCCACTGGGTCGTCAACGAGAGGGATGAGCCTTTTAGACTCTTCGTGGTTAAGCTGAACTACTACGGCGACGACTCGGTCTGGCTGGAGGAGTAG
- the trm5b gene encoding tRNA (guanine(37)-N1)-methyltransferase Trm5b, translated as MLAVKVPKREAEKVRRKLLELGVLAKGYSVKREGDFVFFPVTGPVEGFELVEAEFEKTGKRPHSYREVVEVPDELRPLLPSSFDIIGDIAITELPEELMPYGKAIGEAILKVHRHIKAVFAKGSKVSGEYRVRELIHLAGERRTETLHRENGIRLRLDVARVYYTPRLATERMRVFEKTQPGEVVFDMFAGVGPYAILLAKRAKLVFACDLNPWAIKYLEENRRLNKAFNVIPILGDVRKVAGRVKADRVVMNLPKFADRFLKEAMMSVKPDGVVHYYGFGPEEDLFSEHEAKIKAVARELGLKVEFLDERKVRPYAPRQFNIAIDFRVE; from the coding sequence ATGCTCGCCGTAAAAGTCCCCAAGCGCGAAGCGGAGAAGGTCAGGAGGAAGCTCCTCGAACTCGGCGTCCTGGCTAAAGGGTACTCCGTAAAACGAGAGGGCGATTTCGTTTTCTTCCCCGTCACGGGGCCGGTCGAGGGATTTGAACTCGTCGAGGCCGAGTTCGAGAAGACAGGGAAAAGGCCCCACAGCTACCGCGAGGTTGTGGAAGTTCCCGACGAGCTGAGGCCGCTTCTCCCGAGTTCCTTTGACATCATCGGGGACATCGCGATAACCGAGCTGCCGGAGGAGCTGATGCCCTACGGAAAGGCCATCGGGGAGGCTATCCTCAAAGTCCACCGCCACATAAAGGCGGTTTTCGCCAAGGGGAGCAAGGTCTCCGGGGAATACCGCGTGAGGGAGTTAATCCACCTGGCTGGCGAGAGGAGAACGGAAACGCTCCACCGCGAGAACGGGATAAGGCTGAGGCTCGACGTTGCGAGGGTTTACTACACGCCGAGGCTCGCCACCGAGAGGATGAGGGTCTTCGAGAAGACCCAGCCTGGAGAGGTCGTCTTTGACATGTTCGCGGGAGTCGGCCCCTACGCGATACTCCTGGCGAAGAGGGCAAAGCTCGTCTTTGCCTGCGACCTCAACCCCTGGGCGATAAAGTACCTTGAAGAGAACAGGAGGCTCAACAAGGCCTTCAACGTCATCCCCATCCTCGGGGACGTCAGGAAGGTCGCCGGCAGGGTGAAGGCAGACCGCGTTGTAATGAACCTCCCCAAGTTCGCGGACCGCTTTTTGAAGGAGGCCATGATGAGTGTTAAACCCGATGGGGTCGTCCACTACTACGGCTTTGGTCCCGAGGAAGACCTCTTCTCGGAGCATGAGGCGAAGATAAAAGCGGTGGCGCGGGAGCTGGGGCTAAAAGTGGAATTCCTCGACGAGAGGAAGGTTCGCCCCTACGCACCGAGGCAGTTCAACATCGCGATAGACTTCAGGGTTGAGTGA
- a CDS encoding TldD/PmbA family protein, whose amino-acid sequence MENLIRFGEKFFDELEIAVYRSRDVSASVELNEISMASTRSGAVTVIRGIKDRRLGLAIIDSDDPERVREAIEQAAKMAKLNSPDDKWVSLPEPGKYREKPKPNYELKDVSPDKLVGMLVRGIKLARERDERIVVAGGEGGVSWEERHIANSHGIDVSQEGGAAFFFLEFVGRKGGVVTPGIFDFDARRDLNLDVDGVVERAVQKVQWAYNVVPSRNEEVPLILGPWAIAGLFSFALLPAFSGEKLVKETTPLAGKGGERIASEVLTIYDDPFHPLAIEPVIADGEGVPTRKNVLIENGTFKGFVWDNYWAKVYGTESTGNGKRDIRSGGISIGFHSTVIENGKRPLEDLIAEIDRGYLVDGLQGAHSSNPDNGNFAVTANPAFLIEDGEVKGASVFLIAGNVYELLQQATEVTKEQTVMPFMTTMITPHIKFEGVKIAGK is encoded by the coding sequence ATGGAGAACCTCATACGCTTCGGCGAGAAGTTTTTCGACGAGCTTGAGATAGCGGTCTACCGCTCGAGGGACGTCAGCGCGAGCGTCGAGCTGAACGAGATTTCGATGGCCTCAACGAGGAGCGGGGCCGTAACGGTAATCCGTGGAATAAAGGACAGGCGCCTGGGTCTGGCCATCATCGACAGCGATGACCCGGAGAGGGTGAGGGAAGCCATAGAGCAGGCGGCGAAGATGGCAAAGCTCAACTCGCCCGACGATAAGTGGGTCTCCCTCCCGGAGCCTGGAAAGTACAGGGAGAAGCCCAAGCCGAACTACGAGCTAAAGGACGTCTCGCCTGACAAGCTCGTCGGGATGCTCGTTCGCGGAATAAAGCTCGCCCGCGAGAGGGACGAGAGGATAGTCGTCGCCGGCGGAGAGGGAGGAGTCTCATGGGAGGAGAGGCACATAGCAAACTCCCACGGGATAGACGTCTCCCAGGAGGGCGGAGCTGCCTTCTTCTTCCTGGAGTTCGTCGGGAGGAAGGGGGGTGTTGTAACCCCGGGTATCTTCGACTTCGACGCGCGCAGGGACCTCAACCTCGACGTCGATGGCGTCGTCGAGAGGGCGGTGCAGAAGGTCCAGTGGGCCTACAACGTGGTTCCGAGCAGGAACGAGGAGGTTCCCCTCATACTCGGTCCCTGGGCCATAGCTGGCCTCTTCAGCTTCGCCCTGCTACCGGCCTTCAGCGGGGAGAAACTGGTTAAGGAGACGACGCCCCTGGCGGGAAAGGGCGGGGAGAGGATAGCGAGCGAGGTTTTGACCATCTACGACGACCCGTTCCATCCGCTGGCCATCGAGCCTGTCATAGCGGACGGAGAGGGCGTCCCAACGAGAAAGAACGTCCTCATCGAGAACGGCACATTCAAGGGCTTCGTCTGGGACAACTACTGGGCGAAGGTTTACGGCACCGAGAGCACCGGAAACGGTAAGAGGGACATAAGGAGCGGCGGAATCAGCATAGGCTTCCACAGCACCGTGATAGAAAACGGGAAGCGCCCGCTGGAAGACCTCATAGCCGAGATCGATAGGGGCTACCTAGTCGACGGCCTCCAGGGTGCGCACTCAAGCAACCCGGACAACGGAAACTTCGCGGTGACGGCTAACCCTGCATTCCTCATAGAGGACGGCGAGGTTAAGGGGGCGAGCGTCTTCCTCATAGCCGGCAACGTCTACGAGCTGCTCCAGCAGGCCACCGAGGTCACCAAAGAGCAGACGGTCATGCCCTTCATGACCACGATGATAACGCCGCACATAAAGTTCGAGGGAGTTAAGATAGCGGGGAAGTGA
- a CDS encoding TldD/PmbA family protein — protein sequence MEALEKALQWAEEKLKADYIELRYEDLKKTTLGLKDGVFTSFTGKLHRGVAIRVLADGAWGFASTSDLTNLENKIEEAYKLARAAASTKKERIELAEIKPVEDLVKSKMKVKPRDIDIEEKVNHLRELEKLLKEDDAVKSVQIRYEDGGGKKLLLTNEGTRIEWDYNYLYQGTYVTGKADGKLAMARDSIGAVDYGWELMTDHEPNEKVTERLLRKMHSQLKGVAPKRGEFPIVAGPIVVGIIAHEALGHLAEADLTINSPFKDLIGKQIAPEYVTMSERYVDGGFGNDRYDDEGVPVKDIHIIENGVLKQIMLNREYAAKWGMEPNGHARAESYRYPPIIRMRNTLFEPGDHSFEELIEDIKFGYYVVDFRGGQAQLNSAFQVGVQEGYVIRNGEIAEPIRDTSITGVAIEALKKISAVGNDFGLEVGFCGKGQTAFVSSGGPHMRFDGGILIG from the coding sequence ATGGAAGCACTGGAGAAAGCCCTCCAATGGGCGGAGGAGAAGCTGAAGGCGGACTACATAGAACTCCGCTATGAAGATTTGAAGAAGACAACGCTCGGTCTCAAGGATGGCGTTTTCACGAGCTTTACGGGCAAACTTCACAGGGGAGTCGCGATAAGGGTTCTGGCGGACGGTGCGTGGGGATTCGCCTCAACGAGCGATCTAACTAACCTCGAAAACAAAATCGAAGAGGCATACAAGCTCGCCAGAGCCGCCGCCAGCACGAAGAAGGAGAGAATAGAGCTGGCCGAGATAAAGCCGGTCGAGGATCTCGTGAAGAGCAAGATGAAGGTCAAGCCGCGCGATATCGACATCGAGGAGAAGGTGAACCACCTCCGCGAGCTGGAGAAGCTCCTCAAGGAGGACGACGCCGTCAAGAGCGTCCAGATACGCTACGAGGACGGTGGCGGTAAAAAGCTCCTCCTCACCAACGAGGGGACGAGGATAGAGTGGGACTACAACTACCTCTACCAGGGAACCTACGTTACCGGAAAGGCCGACGGGAAGCTCGCGATGGCGAGGGACAGCATTGGTGCGGTCGACTACGGCTGGGAGCTGATGACGGACCACGAGCCGAACGAGAAGGTCACCGAGAGGCTTCTCAGAAAGATGCACAGCCAGCTCAAGGGCGTTGCACCGAAGCGCGGCGAGTTCCCCATCGTTGCAGGCCCCATAGTCGTAGGGATCATCGCCCACGAGGCGCTCGGCCACCTCGCCGAGGCTGACCTCACCATAAACTCGCCCTTCAAGGACTTAATCGGCAAGCAGATAGCTCCGGAGTACGTCACTATGAGCGAGCGCTACGTTGACGGCGGCTTTGGGAACGACAGGTACGACGACGAGGGCGTCCCTGTGAAGGACATCCACATAATCGAGAACGGGGTTCTCAAGCAGATAATGCTCAACCGCGAGTACGCGGCCAAGTGGGGAATGGAGCCGAACGGCCATGCTAGGGCCGAGAGCTACCGCTACCCGCCGATAATCAGGATGAGAAACACGCTCTTCGAACCGGGCGACCACTCCTTCGAGGAGCTGATAGAGGACATCAAGTTCGGCTACTACGTCGTCGACTTCAGGGGAGGACAGGCACAGCTCAACTCGGCCTTCCAGGTTGGCGTCCAGGAGGGCTATGTCATCAGGAACGGCGAGATAGCCGAGCCGATAAGGGACACCTCAATCACCGGCGTCGCCATCGAGGCCCTTAAGAAGATTTCGGCGGTCGGGAATGACTTCGGCCTCGAGGTCGGCTTCTGCGGCAAGGGACAGACCGCCTTCGTAAGCTCGGGCGGCCCGCACATGCGCTTCGACGGAGGAATACTCATCGGGTGA
- a CDS encoding ATP-binding protein — protein MIERATWEEVISDYLELRVEYTRREIEVRLPRSRALAIVGPRRAGKTFFLFQLWDELDPERGRSLYVNFEDPRLMGATAEDLMEMLRSYYSLMSVPKGEKLLFLLDEVQVVEGWERFVRYALDMGHRVVLTGSSSKLLSKEIATVLRGRAITVNLYPFSLSEVLRVKGLEKTLPGLEARGKLLGAVRECLEWGSYPEVVFQPELRREILREILDVTIYRDVVERWRVDNLKALRFLFKLLASSSHTSITKLHSTMKSLGIAVGKPTLANYVEYLSDALVVFPLRAHVKSEKKKELLGFKPYFVDNGLLHVLGVSDRGRLLENLVFTELLKRDLTPNEDFFFYVTGGGGEVDFIIPGEELVQVSWKLHPENRERELSALIEASAETGIRELTVVTWEKGKERIAKLGGRVIRLLSVEEWIKKG, from the coding sequence ATGATTGAACGTGCGACATGGGAAGAGGTAATCTCAGACTATCTAGAGCTGAGGGTTGAGTACACCAGGCGGGAGATCGAGGTTAGACTCCCCCGGAGCCGTGCCCTGGCCATTGTCGGGCCGAGGCGTGCTGGAAAGACTTTCTTCCTCTTTCAGCTGTGGGACGAACTCGATCCGGAGAGGGGAAGAAGCCTCTACGTAAACTTCGAGGATCCACGCCTTATGGGGGCAACCGCTGAGGACTTGATGGAGATGCTGAGGAGCTATTACTCCCTGATGTCCGTTCCCAAAGGCGAGAAACTCCTTTTCCTACTTGATGAAGTCCAGGTGGTTGAGGGCTGGGAGCGCTTCGTCAGGTACGCCCTCGATATGGGCCACAGGGTAGTCCTGACGGGTTCCTCCTCAAAGCTACTCTCGAAGGAGATAGCAACCGTCCTGAGGGGAAGGGCGATAACGGTGAACCTCTACCCCTTCTCGCTCTCGGAGGTTCTGAGGGTTAAGGGACTTGAGAAAACCCTTCCTGGTCTTGAGGCAAGGGGAAAGCTCTTGGGAGCCGTACGGGAATGCCTCGAGTGGGGCTCCTATCCGGAAGTCGTCTTTCAGCCGGAGCTCAGGCGCGAGATTCTGCGCGAGATACTTGACGTCACAATTTACCGCGACGTTGTCGAGAGGTGGCGCGTTGACAACCTCAAAGCGCTGAGATTTCTTTTCAAGCTTCTGGCATCATCAAGCCACACCTCGATAACCAAGCTCCACTCCACTATGAAGAGCCTGGGCATAGCTGTCGGAAAGCCAACGCTGGCCAATTACGTTGAGTACCTCAGCGACGCCCTGGTGGTGTTTCCGCTCAGGGCTCACGTGAAGTCCGAAAAGAAGAAAGAACTCCTTGGCTTCAAGCCGTACTTCGTTGACAACGGCCTGCTCCATGTTCTTGGAGTCAGCGACCGCGGGAGGCTCTTGGAGAATCTCGTGTTCACCGAGCTTCTCAAGCGTGATCTCACGCCGAACGAGGACTTCTTCTTCTACGTAACCGGAGGTGGAGGGGAGGTTGACTTCATAATCCCAGGGGAGGAGCTGGTACAGGTCTCGTGGAAACTCCATCCGGAAAACAGGGAGAGGGAGCTGTCGGCACTTATTGAAGCCTCTGCCGAAACAGGGATTAGAGAGCTAACGGTGGTCACGTGGGAAAAGGGGAAAGAGCGGATTGCTAAGCTCGGGGGGCGCGTTATCAGGCTTCTGTCCGTGGAGGAATGGATAAAGAAAGGGTAG
- a CDS encoding lamin tail domain-containing protein, whose amino-acid sequence MVAMVLFSVIASGCIGGSPVTSTESYPSDTFSSTIPTPATHAANVPADAIKVYVVKVIDGDTIDVAFSNGTVERVRFLGVDTPETSASRNKADEYDHITDLECLASWGVAAKFFVRDSIQDRVVYIEFDPIAGKRGYYGRLLAYVYLKNGTDFTALLVKKGYARVYTEGKFRKEGKYVSYQKTAESRKLGLWGCEVGRYANENGAATNVASTGDVVIVKVHYDAGGPHVRDTEQLNDEYVVLENRDSTTVNLKGWLIMDKADHRYYFPSVTLQPGKRIVLHTGKGTNTAHDLYWGSGRAIWNNDHDTAYLYNSQGELVDEFSW is encoded by the coding sequence ATGGTTGCAATGGTTCTGTTCTCAGTCATAGCCTCTGGCTGCATAGGGGGTTCTCCGGTAACATCCACAGAGAGCTATCCCTCCGATACATTCTCCTCAACAATCCCCACTCCTGCAACCCATGCAGCGAACGTCCCTGCGGACGCGATCAAGGTCTACGTGGTTAAAGTTATAGACGGGGACACCATCGACGTCGCCTTTTCCAACGGGACCGTGGAGAGGGTCCGTTTTCTCGGCGTGGACACCCCGGAGACCTCCGCCTCCAGAAACAAAGCCGATGAGTACGACCACATCACAGACCTGGAGTGCCTCGCCAGCTGGGGCGTTGCGGCCAAGTTCTTTGTGAGGGACAGCATTCAGGACAGGGTTGTTTACATCGAGTTTGACCCCATCGCGGGCAAAAGAGGCTACTACGGCCGCCTCTTAGCGTACGTTTACCTTAAGAACGGTACAGACTTTACAGCACTCCTGGTGAAGAAAGGCTATGCCCGCGTTTATACGGAAGGGAAGTTCCGGAAGGAGGGGAAATACGTCTCGTACCAGAAAACCGCGGAGTCAAGGAAACTCGGCCTCTGGGGCTGTGAGGTCGGAAGATACGCGAATGAAAACGGGGCAGCTACAAATGTTGCCTCGACGGGGGATGTCGTCATTGTGAAAGTCCACTATGACGCGGGAGGTCCTCATGTTAGAGACACCGAGCAGCTTAACGATGAGTACGTTGTGCTGGAGAACAGGGATTCAACTACGGTCAATCTCAAAGGATGGCTTATCATGGACAAAGCCGATCACCGCTATTACTTCCCGTCGGTAACCCTCCAACCAGGCAAAAGAATCGTCCTGCACACGGGAAAAGGAACCAACACGGCCCACGACCTCTACTGGGGGTCAGGGAGGGCGATATGGAACAACGACCACGATACCGCTTACCTCTACAATTCCCAGGGCGAGCTGGTGGATGAGTTCAGCTGGTGA